The Longimicrobiaceae bacterium genomic interval GGGGCGGGGCAGGAGGTGTACGCGCTCTCGTCCCTGCTCTGGCTCCTCCCCGGACGTCCCGTGCTCCCCCGCCGCCCCGCCTCCCGCCCGTAGGACGCTCTTCTCCCGGTCTCCGTGGTGCGCCCGCGTGGACAAATGGATGGATCCTGTTGGCAATTCGACCCAACGCTGCGTCGCGGGAGGAATGACCGGACGGTATCCGATCCCCTTCGCACGTCGCACTACCTGGCCAGCGGATGCGGCCGGAGCTGGAACTTGATCGCCTTGCTGGTGGTCCCCTTGCCGCCCTCCATGTGGAAGGGGGTGCGGGTGCTGACGGAGGCCCAGAGACCGCGCCCCTTCCAGCCGGCGTCCGGGTCGTCGATGCGGCCGTCCAGCCACTTGGTGTAGAATCCCATCGGGTAGGGGACGCGCAGGACGACCCACTTCCCGTCCTTGAGGACGAGGAGCCCCTCGGACTGGTTCCCGGTGTTGATCGGCACGTTCGCGCCGAGCCCGAGCGTGTTGAACTGGTCCACCCAGGTGTAGTAGCTCCCTTCGCCGCTCCCCGGGCTGGTGACGTTGCCGAGCTGCGGGAGGGGCTCGGCGTAGAAGGTCCACCCCTCCGGGCAGTGCTGGCCGGTGGCGGTGGGGCCGTTCAGCGGACCGCGGCACTTGCGCCGGTCGAAGCTGGCCATGTGCCCGCTCGCCAGGGCGGCCCAGTACACGCCGTTCCGGTCCACGTCGCCGCCGCGCGGGGAGAAGCCCTGGTTCGCGACGGCCGGGTTGTCCCACGGCACCTCGAAGACCTCGGTGAGCGCGGTGTGCGGCGGGTTCGAGCCGGGGCTCAGCCGGATGATCGCGCCGGGGAACCCGAACGTCGTCCCCCACACCGATCCGTCCGGCGCCGGCGCCAGCGCGTACACCCCGCCTCCGTACTGCCCGGTGCTGATGCGCTTGTCCTTGCTGGGATCCAGGGGCGCGTTCGGCTCCACGTACTCGTCGCGGCGGCCGTTCCCGTTGGTGTCCAGGACCAGCGCGGTCCATCCCTGCGCCCTTTCCTCGTCGCCCGTCTCGTCCCACAGCCTGGTGTTGAACCACCCCACCACCGGCCCGCCGCCGCTCATCCAGAGGGTGCTGTTGGCGTCCTCGGCGAACATCAGGTGGTGGGTGCCGAAGCAGGTGCCGACGTGCTTCATCTCCTTCGTCCCCGGGTCGTACACCGCCAGGTGGCGGCCCGAGTTGTTGAGCGGGAAGAGGCGGGCCGACGGATGGCTCGACCCCTCCTTGCAGAAGGCCGGGTTGGCCGGCGGACGAACCCTGGAGGTGATCCAGACGCGCCCCTTCTCGTCGAGCATCGGGTTGTGCACGTTCGCCCGGCTGGTCCAGATCGCCTCGGTTCCCCAATACGGCGAGGGGACCGCGACCTCCGCCGGCGCCGCGAGCGGGGTGCTCGGGTCGCGGACCGTCACCGGGATCCGGCTCGCCGTATGGGTCTTCGGGTCGAGCACGGGCATGTAGTCGGCGCTCGCCTCGAGCACGGCGTAGACCGGGCCGTTGGCGTTGACGGTGGGATTGCGGCGGTCGGTGGAGACCAGGTCGTGCAGGTACGCCTTCGGATCGGCCCAGTCCCACATTGTG includes:
- a CDS encoding carboxypeptidase-like regulatory domain-containing protein, whose amino-acid sequence is MKTTKALFAGATVAASALLWAACTHGAQRAPGGTTIDRDDIAGVVTGASGPEAGVWVIAETSDLPTKFARIVVTDDQGRYLLPDLPQASYDVWVRGYGLVDSPKQRAEPGTTLNLQATPAPNPRAAAEYYPAGYWFSLIKVPAESEFPGTGPEGNGINPNFKSQAEYVRFVKNNACLGCHQMGSEGTRELHPALGNFDSSVKAWEHRLKVGQVGGAMISMVHAMGAPRTLRMFADWTDRIAAGEVPPTPPRPQGIERNVVITMWDWADPKAYLHDLVSTDRRNPTVNANGPVYAVLEASADYMPVLDPKTHTASRIPVTVRDPSTPLAAPAEVAVPSPYWGTEAIWTSRANVHNPMLDEKGRVWITSRVRPPANPAFCKEGSSHPSARLFPLNNSGRHLAVYDPGTKEMKHVGTCFGTHHLMFAEDANSTLWMSGGGPVVGWFNTRLWDETGDEERAQGWTALVLDTNGNGRRDEYVEPNAPLDPSKDKRISTGQYGGGVYALAPAPDGSVWGTTFGFPGAIIRLSPGSNPPHTALTEVFEVPWDNPAVANQGFSPRGGDVDRNGVYWAALASGHMASFDRRKCRGPLNGPTATGQHCPEGWTFYAEPLPQLGNVTSPGSGEGSYYTWVDQFNTLGLGANVPINTGNQSEGLLVLKDGKWVVLRVPYPMGFYTKWLDGRIDDPDAGWKGRGLWASVSTRTPFHMEGGKGTTSKAIKFQLRPHPLAR